A genomic region of Lagenorhynchus albirostris chromosome 18, mLagAlb1.1, whole genome shotgun sequence contains the following coding sequences:
- the SLITRK5 gene encoding SLIT and NTRK-like protein 5 translates to MHTCCPPLTLEQDLHRKMQSWMLQTLAFALTSLVLSCAETIDYYGEICDNACPCEEKDGILTVSCENRGIISLSEISPPRFPIYHLLLSGNLLNRLYPNEFVNYTGASILHLGSNVIQDIETGAFHGLRGLRRLHLNNNKLELLRDDTFLGLEGLEYLQVDYNYISVIEPNAFGKLHLLQVLILNDNLLSSLPNNLFRFVPLTHLDLRGNRLKLLPYVGLLQHMDKVVELQLEENPWNCSCELISLKDWLDSISYSALVGDVVCETPFRLHGRDLDEVSKQELCPRKLISDYEMRPQSPLSTTGYLHTTPASVNSVATSSSAVYKPPLKPPKGTRQPNKPRVRPTSRQPSKDLGYGNYGPSIAYQTKSPVPLECPTACTCNLQISDLGLNVNCQERKIESIAELQPKPYNPKKMYLTENYIALVRRSDFLEATGLDLLHLGNNRISVIQDRAFGDLTNLRRLYLNGNRIERLSPELFYGLQSLQYLFLQYNLIREIQSGTFDPVPNLQLLFLNDNLLQTMPSGVFSGLTLLRLNLRSNHFTSLPVSGVLDQLKSLIQIDLHDNPWDCTCDVVGMKLWVEQLRVGVLVDEVICKAPKKFAEMDMRFIRSELLCPDYSDVEVSTPTPSSIQVPARTSAVTPAVRLNSTGAPAGLGAGGGASSVPLSVLILSLLLVFIMSVFVAAGLFVLVMKRRKKKQSDHTSTNNSDVSSFNMQYSVYGGGGGGGGAGGHPHAHVHHRGPALPKVKTPAGHVYEYIPHPLGHMCKNPIYRSREGNSVEDYKDLHELKVTYSSNHHLQPPPPPPPPPQQQQQQQPPPQLQLQPGEEERRESHHLRSPAYSVSTIEPREDLLSPVQDADRFYRGILEPDKHCSTAPAGSSLPEYPKFPCSPAAYTFSPNYDLRRPHQYLHPGAGDSRLREPVLYSPPSAVFVEPNRNEYLELKAKLNVEPDYLEVLEKQTTFSQF, encoded by the coding sequence ATGCACACTTGCTGCCCCCCACTAACTTTGGAACAGGACCTTCACAGAAAAATGCAGAGCTGGATGCTGCAGACTCTAGCTTTTGCTCTAACATCTCTCGTCCTTTCGTGTGCAGAAACCATCGATTATTATGGGGAAATCTGTGACAATGCATGTCCTTGTGAGGAAAAGGATGGCATTTTAACTGTGAGCTGTGAAAACCGGGGGATCATCAGCCTCTCTGAAATTAGCCCTCCCCGTTTCCCAATCTACCACCTCTTGTTGTCTGGAAACCTTTTGAACCGTCTCTATCCCAATGAGTTTGTCAATTACACTGGGGCTTCAATTTTGCATCTGGGTAGCAATGTTATCCAGGATATTGAGACTGGGGCTTTCCACGGGCTGCGGGGTTTAAGGAGATTGCATCTGAACAATAATAAACTGGAACTTCTACGTGATGATACCTTCCTTGGCTTGGAGGGCCTGGAGTACCTACAGGTCGATTACAATTACATCAGTGTCATTGAACCCAATGCTTTTGGGAAACTGCATTTGTTGCAGGTGCTTATCCTCAATGACAATCTCTTGTCCAGTTTACCCAACAACCTTTTCCGTTTTGTGCCCTTAACGCACTTGGACCTGCGGGGGAACCGGCTGAAACTTCTGCCCTACGTGGGGTTGTTGCAGCATATGGACAAAGTTGTGGAGTTACAGCTGGAGGAAAACCCCTGGAATTGCTCCTGTGAGTTGATCTCTCTGAAGGATTGGTTAGACAGCATCTCCTACTCGGCCCTGGTGGGGGATGTGGTTTGTGAGACCCCCTTCCGCTTACACGGCCGGGACTTGGACGAGGTGTCCAAGCAGGAACTTTGCCCAAGGAAACTTATTTCAGACTATGAGATGAGGCCGCAGTCGCCTTTGAGCACCACGGGGTATTTACATACCACCCCGGCATCGGTGAATTCTGTGGCCACTTCTTCCTCTGCTGTTTACAAACCCCCCTTGAAGCCCCCCAAGGGGACTCGCCAACCCAACAAGCCCAGGGTGCGCCCCACCTCTCGGCAGCCCTCCAAGGACCTGGGCTATGGCAACTATGGCCCCAGCATCGCCTACCAGACCAAATCTCCGGTGCCTTTGGAGTGTCCCACCGCGTGCACTTGCAACCTGCAAATCTCCGATCTGGGTCTCAACGTCAACTGCCAGGAACGCAAGATCGAGAGCATCGCGGAGCTGCAGCCCAAGCCCTACAACCCCAAGAAGATGTATCTGACGGAGAACTACATCGCCCTGGTGCGCAGGAGCGACTTCCTGGAGGCCACCGGGCTGGACCTTCTGCATCTGGGCAACAACCGCATCTCCGTGATCCAGGACCGCGCCTTTGGGGATCTCACCAACCTGAGGCGCCTCTACCTAAATGGCAACAGGATAGAGAGGCTGAGCCCGGAGTTGTTCTATGGCCTGCAGAGCCTGCAGTATCTCTTCCTCCAGTACAATCTCATACGCGAGATTCAGTCTGGGACCTTCGATCCGGTCCCCAATCTCCAGCTGCTATTCCTGAATGACAACCTCCTGCAGACCATGCCCTCAGGCGTCTTCTCAGGCCTGACCCTCCTCAGGCTGAACCTGAGGAGTAACCACTTCACCTCCTTGCCGGTGAGTGGAGTTCTGGACCAGCTGAAGTCGCTCATCCAAATCGACCTGCACGACAACCCTTGGGATTGTACCTGCGACGTGGTGGGCATGAAACTGTGGGTCGAGCAGCTCAGAGTGGGCGTCTTGGTGGACGAGGTCATCTGCAAGGCGCCCAAGAAGTTCGCTGAGATGGATATGCGCTTCATTAGGTCGGAGCTGCTGTGCCCAGACTACTCTGACGTGGAGGTTTCCACGCCCACGCCCTCCTCCATCCAGGTCCCCGCGAGGACCAGCGCGGTGACCCCCGCCGTGCGGTTGAACAGCACCGGGGCCCCCGCGGGCTTGGGCGCGGGCGGAGGCGCGTCCTCGGTGCCCTTGTCCGTGTTAATCCTCAGCCTGCTGCTGGTTTTCATCATGTCGGTCTTCGTGGCCGCCGGGCTCTTCGTGCTAGTCATGAAGCGCAGGAAGAAGAAGCAGAGCGACCACACCAGCACCAACAATTCCGACGTGAGCTCCTTCAACATGCAGTACAGCGTgtacggcggcggcggcggcggcggcggcgctggaGGCCACCCGCACGCGCACGTGCACCACCGCGGGCCGGCGCTGCCCAAGGTGAAGACGCCCGCAGGCCACGTGTACGAGTACATCCCCCATCCGCTGGGCCACATGTGCAAAAACCCCATCTACCGCTCCCGAGAGGGCAACTCCGTGGAGGATTACAAAGACCTGCACGAGCTCAAGGTCACCTATAGCAGCAACCACCACCTGCagccgcctccgccgccgccgccgccgccgcagcagcagcagcagcaacagcccCCGCCGCAGCTGCAGCTGCAgccgggggaggaggagaggcggGAAAGCCACCACTTGCGGAGCCCCGCCTACAGCGTCAGCACCATCGAGCCCCGGGAGGACCTACTGTCGCCGGTGCAGGACGCCGACCGCTTTTACAGGGGCATTTTGGAACCAGACAAACACTGCTCCACCGCCCCCGCCGGCAGTAGCCTCCCGGAATATCCCAAATTCCCGTGCAGCCCCGCTGCTTACACTTTCTCCCCCAATTATGACCTGAGACGCCCCCATCAGTATTTGCACCCGGGGGCAGGGGACAGCAGGCTGCGGGAACCGGTGCTCTACAGTCCCCCCAGTGCTGTCTTTGTAGAACCCAACAGGAACGAATATCTGGagttaaaagcaaaactaaacgtTGAGCCGGACTACCTCGAAGTGCTGGAAAAACAGACCACATTTAGCCAGTTCTAA